In Gemmatimonadales bacterium, one DNA window encodes the following:
- a CDS encoding DUF2723 domain-containing protein, translated as MTQERPPYLWALGTAVAVLVIYLFTLGPTTAFWDASEYIAAAKVLGIPHPPGNPLFVLLGHVFGLIPFVEAYAVRINLFAAVTSAGAAGFWFLVSERWLRNIVPARLPRLVASFAGVLVGATMWTVWNQSTVNEKVYTVSLFFMALVTWLAVHWGDDEPGSHRDRWLIVIAYLLALTSTNHMMGVLAAPAVIMYVLWTDWRVLTRPAVLVGIVAVVIIGLTPNYVFLPIRAEQFPPINEGEPVGFSVLCAVTAGLAGCSDALSDVISRAQYGKGSVFDRQADLVAQYANYWQYFTWQFARDWDGFRSAATWLFTLLGLAGLYQMLRKDLRAGLAAGAMLFSLTIALVFYLNFKYGYSIYPDRTDITHALREVRERDYFFLCSFAFFGTLVAAGLGTVMTAVADFFKTRLSESARWYAALPVALVALIPLFGNRVSANRNHEFAARDLARDLLESVEPYGILITAGDNDTFPLWYAQEVEGIRPDVTVANMSLMNTEWHLKQLGRRVTPEFDPSTSAALWRSPDRRGAPLVDSAGTPATSTWPKPPGSVFSLTETELHNLPEFTRPPSGPVRFGNIELNFDEVQYLDRKDIATMFLIRDNLGKRPIFFSWSTSYFADRTFGLTQYLVTQGFVRKLYPEPVTPAPGLVFGPMGWMDVERTGDLLWETYGWESVARPRPLGWVDEPSRSILELYAAIYAAYGSTVRQLGDSTLAARADSVGEAVMRSLRPAVK; from the coding sequence ATGACTCAAGAGCGACCGCCCTATCTCTGGGCTCTCGGTACCGCCGTGGCGGTACTCGTCATCTACCTCTTCACGCTGGGTCCCACGACCGCCTTCTGGGATGCGTCGGAGTACATCGCGGCAGCCAAGGTGCTCGGGATTCCCCATCCACCGGGCAACCCGCTCTTCGTGCTGCTGGGCCATGTCTTCGGGCTGATTCCCTTCGTCGAGGCCTACGCCGTACGAATCAACCTCTTTGCGGCCGTGACCAGCGCCGGCGCAGCCGGCTTCTGGTTTCTGGTCTCGGAGCGCTGGCTGCGCAATATCGTGCCGGCGCGTCTGCCGAGGCTGGTTGCTTCGTTTGCGGGTGTCCTGGTCGGCGCCACCATGTGGACGGTCTGGAATCAGTCGACCGTCAACGAGAAGGTCTACACCGTCTCGCTCTTCTTCATGGCGCTGGTCACCTGGCTGGCGGTGCACTGGGGCGACGACGAACCGGGTTCGCATCGGGACCGCTGGCTGATCGTGATTGCCTATCTGCTCGCGCTCACCTCGACCAACCACATGATGGGCGTCCTGGCGGCGCCGGCCGTCATCATGTATGTCCTCTGGACCGACTGGCGAGTGCTGACCCGCCCGGCCGTCCTGGTCGGCATCGTCGCCGTCGTCATCATCGGCCTGACGCCGAACTATGTCTTTCTGCCGATCCGGGCAGAACAGTTCCCGCCGATCAACGAGGGCGAACCGGTCGGATTCAGCGTCCTCTGCGCTGTCACAGCCGGCCTCGCCGGCTGCAGCGACGCCCTCTCGGATGTGATCAGTCGCGCCCAGTACGGCAAAGGCTCCGTCTTCGACCGCCAGGCGGATCTGGTTGCCCAGTATGCCAACTACTGGCAGTACTTCACCTGGCAATTTGCCCGCGACTGGGACGGATTCCGCAGTGCCGCGACCTGGCTGTTCACGCTGCTCGGCCTGGCCGGCTTGTATCAGATGCTGCGCAAAGATCTCCGGGCGGGCCTGGCCGCAGGCGCGATGCTCTTTTCGTTGACGATCGCGCTCGTCTTCTATCTCAACTTCAAGTACGGCTACTCGATCTATCCCGACCGAACCGACATCACGCACGCGCTCCGTGAAGTCCGCGAGCGCGACTATTTCTTCCTCTGCTCGTTTGCCTTCTTCGGCACGCTGGTGGCGGCGGGCCTGGGCACCGTGATGACGGCAGTGGCGGACTTTTTCAAGACCCGCCTGTCGGAATCGGCTCGCTGGTACGCCGCGCTCCCGGTAGCGCTGGTTGCGCTGATTCCCCTGTTCGGCAACCGCGTGTCGGCCAACCGGAACCATGAGTTTGCCGCCCGGGACCTGGCGCGCGACCTGCTCGAATCGGTCGAGCCGTATGGCATCCTGATCACGGCCGGCGACAACGACACCTTCCCGCTCTGGTATGCGCAGGAAGTAGAGGGCATTCGCCCCGATGTCACCGTGGCAAACATGTCGCTCATGAACACCGAGTGGCACCTCAAGCAGCTCGGTCGACGGGTCACGCCCGAATTCGATCCGAGCACTTCCGCAGCACTCTGGCGGTCGCCCGACCGGCGCGGGGCGCCGCTGGTGGACAGTGCCGGCACGCCAGCGACGTCGACCTGGCCCAAGCCGCCAGGGTCCGTCTTCTCGCTGACCGAGACTGAGCTGCACAACTTGCCTGAGTTCACCCGCCCGCCGTCCGGGCCGGTGCGCTTCGGCAACATCGAGCTCAACTTCGATGAGGTGCAGTACCTCGATCGGAAGGACATCGCGACGATGTTCCTGATCCGGGACAATCTCGGCAAGCGACCGATCTTTTTCAGCTGGAGCACCAGCTACTTTGCCGACCGGACCTTCGGGCTGACCCAGTATCTCGTCACGCAAGGCTTTGTGCGGAAGCTGTACCCCGAACCCGTCACGCCGGCGCCCGGACTGGTGTTCGGGCCGATGGGCTGGATGGATGTCGAGCGAACCGGCGACTTGCTCTGGGAAACCTACGGCTGGGAAAGCGTTGCGCGGCCCCGACCGCTGGGCTGGGTCGACGAGCCATCGCGGTCCATCCTCGAGCTGTACGCCGCGATCTACGCGGCCTACGGCTCCACGGTCCGTCAGCTGGGCGACAGCACCCTCGCCGCCCGTGCGGATTCCGTCGGCGAAGCGGTGATGCGGAGTCTCCGGCCGGCGGTGAAGTAG
- the purH gene encoding bifunctional phosphoribosylaminoimidazolecarboxamide formyltransferase/IMP cyclohydrolase → MKRALLSVSDKRGIVELSRGLVRLGFELISTGGTAATLKKAGLPVTSVDAVTGFPEILDGRVKTLHPKIHAGLLAQHDNEQHRTALATHAIAPFALVAVNLYPFQATIAQSDVTFENAVENIDVGGPSMLRAAAKNHQYVLPVVDPTDYPRVLELLEQDGLTPTIRRAFAAKVFSHTADYDNAIAGYLTEAEEGLPPRLNLSVEQLLPLRYGENPEQRAALYASEEPRGIRDLKQRQGKELSFNNLLDIDSATAAVAAWKNRPACCIVKHTTPCGVAVGRTALEALNKARATDPLSAFGGVIACNTVIDRTIAESLRDLFFEAIVAPSVHDDALEIFAEKKNLRVVELPISDAPGLDWKRVRGGFLVQDRFRFDTSEQDWTVPTGRKPTVDEMNDLRFAWTAIATVKSNAILIARNEQAIGIGAGQMSRVDAVFLAAHKTRQQSHDPTGAVLASDGFFPFPDGVEEAAKAGITAIIQPGGSVRDAEVIAAANRLGIAMVFTGKRMFRH, encoded by the coding sequence ATGAAGCGGGCTCTTCTCTCCGTCAGCGACAAACGAGGCATCGTCGAACTGAGCCGCGGTCTCGTCCGCCTCGGCTTCGAACTGATCTCGACCGGAGGCACTGCCGCCACGCTCAAGAAGGCAGGACTCCCGGTGACCTCGGTCGATGCGGTGACCGGATTCCCGGAAATCCTCGACGGTCGGGTCAAAACCCTGCACCCGAAGATTCATGCCGGCCTGCTGGCGCAGCACGACAACGAGCAGCACCGGACGGCCCTCGCCACGCATGCGATTGCGCCATTCGCGCTGGTGGCCGTCAACCTCTATCCGTTTCAGGCCACCATCGCGCAATCCGACGTGACGTTCGAAAACGCGGTCGAGAACATCGACGTCGGGGGTCCTTCGATGCTGCGAGCCGCTGCCAAAAACCACCAGTACGTGCTGCCCGTCGTCGACCCGACCGACTATCCTCGGGTCCTCGAGCTGCTCGAGCAGGACGGCCTCACACCGACGATCCGCCGGGCGTTTGCGGCCAAGGTCTTCTCGCACACCGCCGACTACGACAACGCAATTGCCGGCTACCTGACCGAAGCCGAGGAAGGCCTGCCGCCCCGGCTCAACCTGTCGGTCGAGCAGCTGCTCCCGCTCCGCTACGGCGAGAACCCTGAACAACGCGCGGCGCTCTATGCGTCCGAAGAACCGCGCGGCATCCGGGACCTCAAACAGCGCCAGGGCAAAGAGCTCTCTTTCAACAACCTGCTCGACATCGACAGCGCCACGGCCGCAGTCGCCGCCTGGAAGAACCGGCCGGCCTGTTGCATCGTGAAGCACACCACCCCGTGCGGCGTTGCGGTAGGACGGACCGCGCTCGAAGCCCTCAACAAGGCCCGCGCCACGGACCCGCTCTCGGCCTTCGGCGGCGTGATCGCCTGCAACACCGTGATCGATCGCACCATTGCGGAATCACTCCGGGACCTCTTCTTCGAGGCCATCGTGGCGCCCTCGGTACACGACGACGCCCTCGAAATCTTTGCGGAAAAGAAGAATCTGCGGGTCGTCGAGCTCCCGATCAGCGATGCACCTGGCCTCGATTGGAAGCGGGTGCGAGGCGGCTTCCTGGTGCAGGATCGCTTCCGGTTCGACACGTCGGAACAGGACTGGACCGTTCCGACCGGACGAAAGCCGACGGTCGACGAGATGAACGACCTCCGCTTTGCCTGGACCGCCATCGCCACCGTCAAGTCGAACGCCATCCTGATTGCACGAAACGAGCAGGCCATCGGCATCGGCGCCGGACAGATGAGCCGGGTCGACGCAGTTTTTCTTGCTGCGCACAAGACACGACAGCAGTCGCATGACCCGACCGGCGCGGTGCTGGCCTCAGACGGATTCTTCCCCTTCCCCGATGGCGTCGAGGAAGCCGCCAAGGCGGGCATTACCGCCATCATTCAACCCGGCGGCTCGGTCCGAGACGCCGAAGTCATCGCGGCCGCCAATCGACTCGGCATCGCCATGGTATTCACCGGCAAACGGATGTTCCGGCACTGA
- the purN gene encoding phosphoribosylglycinamide formyltransferase, with the protein MSMRVAVCVSGRGSNLAALIAALPEGSPATVALVVSNRASAGGLELARRLGIPAAVLEDSTDPAEWRALLERWRIDFVVLAGYLKQVPSEIVAAYEGRIINIHPSLLPDHGGTGMYGIHVHRAVLARGDRESGATVHAVTEQYDEGPILAQARVPVLPGDTPESLAARVLTVEHRLLPAAVLNAAVTGRATPLPETLEL; encoded by the coding sequence ATGTCCATGCGGGTCGCCGTCTGCGTGTCTGGTCGCGGGAGCAATCTCGCAGCACTGATCGCCGCCCTGCCCGAAGGAAGCCCCGCCACCGTGGCACTGGTGGTGAGCAATCGGGCATCGGCTGGCGGTCTGGAGCTTGCCCGCCGGTTGGGAATTCCGGCGGCGGTACTCGAAGATAGCACCGATCCCGCCGAGTGGCGCGCGCTGCTCGAGCGCTGGAGGATCGACTTCGTGGTCCTGGCCGGCTATCTCAAGCAGGTACCGTCGGAAATCGTGGCAGCGTACGAAGGGCGGATCATCAACATCCATCCGTCCCTGCTTCCCGATCACGGCGGTACCGGGATGTACGGCATCCATGTTCATCGCGCCGTGCTGGCCCGCGGTGATCGCGAGTCGGGCGCGACGGTCCATGCGGTGACCGAACAGTATGATGAAGGACCGATCCTGGCACAGGCCAGAGTACCGGTTCTACCCGGCGATACTCCTGAAAGCTTGGCAGCACGGGTGCTCACCGTCGAGCATCGCCTGCTGCCAGCGGCCGTTCTCAACGCGGCAGTGACCGGCCGCGCCACGCCTTTACCCGAGACTCTCGAGCTATGA
- a CDS encoding Ig-like domain-containing protein codes for MSVLIRGAVLACLLAGCARIAEPPGGPPDSNPPRLLGTLPDSITVLPGFRSDAEFRFDEVVSEGAAPNFGLGSGDLERLIILSPSPNVPRVSWKRRRITVRPREGWQPNRTYRIELLPGLVDLRNNRSQNGEVITFTTGSPVPERYLEGRVVDWTTARGQALGLVVATLLPDSLEYRTLADSTGRFRFGPLPDGEYLVAGAIDQNRNSRLDARESFDTTRVAIGRDSVGEIWAFRHDTVPARIQTIAKHDSLAVIVTFTQQLNPYQRLPSSAGRVRLLPDSTDLGVDSILPRALYDSAYGPRAPVDTTPPSDSVRVADSLARVRADSVARADSVLRAREAARRRARGIEEPRPPEPPLTTKPPLDDKLIIRVREPLRAGARYVVEIDGVENVSRVAGRAVLGFQVPDDPKPAVDTSAADSARAPSDSLPPDSLPVRPDTAGLTRGTWSAGAAQQSPSPRAPRAPHESVTAAVRPATPPRPR; via the coding sequence ATGTCCGTCCTGATTCGCGGCGCCGTCCTGGCCTGCCTGCTGGCAGGGTGTGCCCGGATTGCGGAGCCGCCCGGCGGCCCGCCCGACAGCAATCCGCCCAGACTGCTCGGCACCCTGCCCGATTCGATCACTGTCCTGCCCGGCTTTCGGAGTGACGCCGAGTTCCGCTTTGATGAGGTGGTCAGCGAGGGGGCCGCGCCGAACTTCGGCCTGGGCAGCGGCGATCTCGAGAGGCTGATCATCCTCTCGCCCAGCCCGAATGTGCCTCGGGTCAGCTGGAAGCGCCGGCGCATCACCGTCAGACCCCGCGAAGGATGGCAGCCCAACCGCACCTACCGGATCGAGCTGTTGCCCGGCCTCGTCGATCTCCGCAACAACCGGAGCCAGAACGGCGAGGTGATCACCTTCACGACGGGCTCGCCGGTCCCGGAACGGTACCTCGAGGGCCGCGTCGTCGACTGGACCACCGCCAGGGGTCAGGCGCTCGGTCTGGTCGTGGCGACGCTGCTGCCCGACAGCCTCGAGTATCGAACCCTGGCCGACTCGACCGGTCGCTTCCGGTTCGGCCCCCTGCCCGACGGCGAGTACCTGGTGGCCGGGGCTATCGACCAGAACCGGAACTCGCGACTCGATGCACGCGAGTCGTTCGACACCACCCGCGTCGCCATCGGGCGCGACTCGGTCGGCGAGATCTGGGCCTTCCGGCACGATACGGTTCCCGCGCGGATCCAGACGATCGCGAAGCATGATTCGCTCGCCGTGATCGTGACGTTTACGCAGCAGCTGAACCCGTATCAACGGCTGCCGTCGTCCGCGGGCAGAGTCCGCCTGCTCCCCGATTCGACCGATCTCGGAGTCGACTCGATTCTCCCCAGGGCGCTCTACGACTCGGCCTACGGGCCCCGCGCCCCGGTCGACACCACCCCACCCAGTGACAGCGTCCGCGTTGCCGACAGCTTGGCACGGGTCAGAGCCGACTCCGTAGCGCGGGCCGATTCGGTGCTCCGTGCCCGGGAAGCAGCTCGCCGTCGGGCGCGTGGCATCGAAGAACCGAGACCGCCCGAGCCGCCGCTCACCACGAAGCCGCCGCTCGACGACAAGCTCATCATTCGCGTCCGGGAACCGCTGCGCGCCGGAGCCCGCTATGTCGTCGAAATCGACGGGGTCGAGAATGTCAGCCGGGTTGCCGGCCGGGCCGTGCTCGGCTTTCAGGTCCCGGATGATCCGAAACCTGCGGTCGATACCTCCGCAGCTGACTCCGCCCGGGCGCCGAGCGACAGCCTCCCGCCCGACTCGCTGCCGGTGCGTCCCGACACGGCAGGCCTGACGCGTGGCACCTGGTCCGCGGGCGCGGCGCAGCAGTCCCCGTCTCCCCGGGCCCCGCGCGCGCCGCATGAGTCCGTGACGGCGGCGGTACGTCCAGCCACGCCGCCCCGGCCCCGATGA
- a CDS encoding HAD family hydrolase: protein MNGARRPAAFLDRDGTIIADVGYPANPDQVTLLPGAREALVALAEAGYLLVVVTNQSGIARGLISWAQYRAVAERMEALLRPDVTLAATYVCPHHPDIDGACSCRKPGLAHYLDAVIRLDLDAGRSIWVGDRVTDVEPAAHWNGRGYLIQPGNAAPVEPLPPGTILVQDLAEAATRALS, encoded by the coding sequence ATGAACGGGGCACGCCGTCCGGCCGCTTTTCTCGACCGGGACGGCACCATCATCGCGGATGTGGGGTATCCCGCGAACCCGGATCAGGTCACACTGCTGCCGGGGGCACGTGAGGCGCTGGTCGCCCTCGCAGAGGCGGGCTACCTGCTGGTCGTGGTAACCAATCAGAGCGGGATTGCGCGGGGTCTGATTTCCTGGGCTCAGTACCGCGCGGTGGCAGAGCGGATGGAAGCGCTACTCCGCCCTGACGTCACGCTCGCCGCAACGTATGTGTGCCCCCATCATCCGGACATCGACGGCGCTTGCAGCTGCCGCAAGCCAGGGCTGGCTCATTATCTCGATGCGGTAATCCGACTGGACCTTGACGCCGGCCGCTCGATCTGGGTCGGCGACCGTGTCACCGATGTTGAGCCTGCCGCGCACTGGAACGGCCGTGGCTACCTCATTCAACCCGGAAACGCCGCCCCCGTGGAACCACTCCCGCCCGGCACCATCCTCGTGCAAGACCTGGCGGAGGCGGCAACGCGAGCCCTCAGCTAG